A single window of Labrus mixtus chromosome 23, fLabMix1.1, whole genome shotgun sequence DNA harbors:
- the LOC132958240 gene encoding uncharacterized protein LOC132958240, translating into MSLFILKVAGMLIYYILSGGHHPFGDKAYECEYNIHKGKYTLDHVQDVVAKDLIEWMINEEPKKRPKVEECLSHPFFWHPDKRVDYLKKVGNINEVKNYKNADPELISSLEKHAGEGSYKQWKHQFPEELVQRVEGKKKFYSEDILGLLRFIRNLHEHYEEDAANLDLLSMFPDLFGGVYISAKSQGWNTKPSLKKFFRTEEFPRDNITSRSAAPPTNPDQHVSCPIQETQQVSTKPS; encoded by the exons ATGAGTCTGTTTATTCTTAAGGTGGCAGGGATGCTGATATATTATATCCTCTCTGGGGGACACCATCCTTTTGGCGACAAAGCCTACGAGTGTGAGTACAACATTCACAAGGGGAAGTACACGTTGGACCATGTTCAAGATGTGGTGGCAAAGGATCTCATTGAGTGGATGATCAACGAAGAACCAAAGAAGAGACCTAAAGTTGAAGAATGCTTGAGTCATCCTTTCTTTTGGCACCCAGACAA GAGAGTAGACTATTTGAAAAAGGTTGGAAACATCAATGAagtgaaaaactacaaaaatgctGATCCAGAATTAATTTCTTCACTGGAAAAACATGCTGGAGAGGGATCCTACAAACAGTGGAAACATCAG tttCCAGAAGAGCTGGTCCAGAGAGTGGAGGGTAAGAAGAAATTCTACTCTGAAGACATTCTGGGACTGCTGCGCTTCATTCGGAACCTCCATGAGCACTA TGAAGAGGATGCCGCCAATCTTGATCTGCTGTCGATGTTTCCTGATCTGTTTGGAGGTGTTTATATATCTGCAAAAAGCCAAGGGTGGAACACGAAACCTTCCCTTAAAAAATTCTTTAGAACAGAAGAGTTTCCCAGAGACAACATCACCAGCAGATCTGCAGCGCCACCCACAAATCCTGATCAACATGTCAGTTGCCCAATTCAAGAAACTCAACAAGTATCCACAAAGCCATCTTAA